A region of Nocardioides sp. JS614 DNA encodes the following proteins:
- the glgP gene encoding alpha-glucan family phosphorylase codes for MRAIRRFTVRPVLPPALAGLGRLAGNLRWSWDPESQDVFESIDPVLWESTGRDPVKLLGAVGRRRLEELAADEGFLARLGVAVGHLDQYLTGDRWYQRRLAAGEEGPRAIGYFSPEFGITAVLPQYSGGLGILAGDHLKAASDLGVPIVGVGLLYRHGYFKQALSREGWQQETYPVLDPDGLPISLLREENGARAMISVALPDGPELLARIWVASVGRVPLLMLDTDVEGNPDHYRDVTDRLYGGNSEHRLRQELLLGVGGVRALRTYSRLSGHPAPEVFHTNEGHAGFLGLERIRELTVAEGGPKLDFDTALEVSRASTVFTTHTPVPAGIDRFPLTLIEQYFSEAGPTPGVPVERVLALGTEDYEGGDPAVFNMAVMGFRLAQRANGVSQLHGHVSRGMFNGLWPAFDEAEVPIGSITNGVHAPTWVAREVIELAIAQGADPESDDTSGFWAAADKVPGTEIWAVKRVLRERLVVDARRRLRRSWEKRGAAKAELSWIDNALDPDVLTIGFARRAASYKRLTLMMRDPERLKSLLLHPERPIQLVIAGKAHPADDGGKKLIQDIVKLSDDPEIRHRIVFLPNYDIAMAKPLYPGCDVWLNNPLRPYEACGTSGMKAALNGGLNLSVLDGWWDEWYDGDNGWAIPTADGVEDPDHRDDLEAAALYDLIENDVAPRFYDLDGEGVPNRWLEMTRHTLKSLGPKVLATRMVRDYVRQLYTPACVTAHRLNSDFHGAAELAAWKKKVKTGWSAVRVDHVESSGVGDAPEVGDQMSVRAFVALGSLAPDDVEVQLLHGKTNGEDELVETLVDRLHVAESYEGGRHRFDGDVVLDHSGSFGYTVRIVPRNDVLTSPAELGLVALAL; via the coding sequence GTGCGTGCGATCCGTCGATTCACCGTCCGTCCCGTCCTGCCCCCGGCCCTCGCCGGACTGGGCCGTCTCGCCGGCAACCTGCGGTGGTCCTGGGACCCCGAGTCGCAGGACGTCTTCGAGTCCATCGACCCCGTGCTGTGGGAGTCGACGGGACGTGACCCGGTCAAGCTCCTGGGCGCCGTCGGTCGGCGTCGGCTCGAGGAGCTGGCCGCCGACGAGGGCTTCCTCGCCCGGCTCGGTGTGGCCGTCGGCCACCTCGACCAGTACCTGACCGGCGACCGCTGGTACCAGCGCCGGCTCGCTGCCGGCGAGGAGGGGCCGCGGGCGATCGGCTACTTCTCCCCGGAGTTCGGGATCACCGCCGTGCTGCCGCAGTACTCCGGCGGTCTCGGCATCCTCGCCGGGGACCACCTCAAGGCCGCCAGCGACCTCGGCGTCCCGATCGTCGGCGTCGGCCTGCTCTACCGGCACGGCTACTTCAAGCAGGCCCTCTCCCGCGAGGGCTGGCAGCAGGAGACCTACCCGGTCCTCGACCCCGACGGCCTGCCCATCTCGCTGCTGCGCGAGGAGAACGGCGCCCGGGCGATGATCAGTGTCGCGCTGCCCGATGGCCCGGAGCTGCTGGCCCGGATCTGGGTCGCCAGCGTCGGCCGGGTGCCCCTGCTGATGCTGGACACCGACGTCGAGGGCAACCCCGACCACTACCGCGACGTGACCGACCGCCTGTACGGCGGCAACAGCGAGCACCGGCTGCGCCAGGAGCTGCTGCTCGGCGTCGGCGGCGTGCGCGCGCTGCGCACCTACTCGCGGCTCTCCGGCCACCCCGCCCCCGAGGTGTTCCACACCAACGAGGGCCACGCCGGCTTCCTCGGGCTGGAGCGGATCCGGGAGCTCACCGTGGCCGAGGGCGGCCCCAAGCTCGACTTCGACACCGCGCTCGAGGTCAGCCGGGCCTCGACCGTGTTCACCACCCACACGCCGGTGCCCGCGGGCATCGACCGGTTCCCGCTCACCCTGATCGAGCAGTACTTCAGCGAGGCCGGCCCGACGCCCGGCGTACCGGTCGAGCGGGTGCTCGCGCTGGGCACCGAGGACTACGAGGGCGGCGACCCGGCGGTCTTCAACATGGCGGTGATGGGGTTCCGCCTCGCGCAGCGCGCGAACGGCGTCTCCCAGCTCCACGGCCACGTCAGCCGGGGGATGTTCAACGGCCTGTGGCCCGCCTTCGACGAGGCCGAGGTGCCGATCGGGTCGATCACCAACGGCGTGCACGCCCCGACCTGGGTCGCGCGTGAGGTGATCGAGCTGGCGATCGCCCAGGGCGCTGACCCGGAGTCCGACGACACGAGCGGCTTCTGGGCTGCCGCGGACAAGGTGCCGGGCACCGAGATCTGGGCCGTCAAGCGGGTGCTGCGCGAGCGGCTGGTGGTCGACGCCCGCCGGCGGCTGCGCCGGTCCTGGGAGAAGCGCGGCGCGGCCAAGGCGGAGCTGAGCTGGATCGACAACGCCCTGGACCCCGACGTGCTGACGATCGGCTTCGCGCGGCGCGCAGCGTCGTACAAGCGGCTCACGCTGATGATGCGCGACCCCGAGCGGCTCAAGTCGCTGCTGCTGCACCCCGAGCGCCCGATCCAGCTCGTGATCGCCGGCAAGGCGCACCCGGCCGATGACGGGGGCAAGAAGCTGATCCAGGACATCGTCAAGCTGTCCGACGACCCGGAGATCCGGCACCGCATCGTGTTCCTGCCGAACTACGACATCGCGATGGCCAAGCCGCTGTACCCCGGTTGTGACGTCTGGCTCAACAACCCGCTGCGCCCCTACGAGGCCTGCGGCACCTCCGGCATGAAGGCCGCGCTCAACGGCGGCCTGAACCTCTCGGTGCTCGATGGCTGGTGGGACGAGTGGTACGACGGTGACAACGGCTGGGCGATCCCGACCGCCGACGGCGTCGAGGACCCCGACCACCGCGACGACCTCGAGGCCGCCGCGCTCTACGACCTGATCGAGAACGACGTGGCGCCCCGCTTCTACGACCTCGACGGCGAGGGCGTCCCGAACCGCTGGCTGGAGATGACCCGGCACACGCTGAAGTCGCTGGGCCCGAAGGTGCTCGCCACCCGGATGGTCCGCGACTACGTGCGCCAGCTCTACACCCCGGCGTGCGTGACCGCGCACCGGCTGAACTCCGACTTCCACGGCGCCGCCGAGCTGGCCGCCTGGAAGAAGAAGGTCAAGACCGGCTGGTCGGCGGTGCGGGTGGACCACGTCGAGAGCAGCGGCGTCGGCGACGCCCCCGAGGTCGGCGACCAGATGAGCGTGCGGGCCTTCGTCGCCCTCGGCTCGCTGGCTCCCGACGACGTCGAGGTGCAGCTGCTGCACGGCAAGACCAACGGCGAGGACGAGCTGGTCGAGACGCTCGTGGACCGGCTGCACGTGGCCGAGTCCTACGAGGGCGGCCGGCACCGGTTCGACGGCGACGTCGTCCTGGACCACTCCGGGTCGTTCGGCTACACCGTGCGGATCGTGCCCCGCAACGACGTCCTCACCTCACCCGCGGAGCTCGGCCTGGTGGCCCTGGCGCTGTAG
- the glgX gene encoding glycogen debranching protein GlgX, giving the protein MTPGLWRDRGERAPVWPGRSWPLGSTWSAEATNFAVHAPRATAAWVCLFDEEGRERRHPLTEQELGIWHGAIPGVAPGTRYGYRVDGPWDPAQGLRFNADKLLLDPFARAVSGDLTLDPAIFGYVEGAPDRRSDTDSAPYVPRSVVLGDDDFDWDDDAPPRHPWQDSAIYEMHVKGMTALHDRVPEELRGTYAGLATPAVVDYLKDLGITAVELLPIHQFVSETSLLERGLVNYWGYNTIGFFAPHNAYSSSGDRGQQVTEFKAMVKAFHAAGLEVILDVVYNHTAEAGTTGPTLSFRGLDDRGFYYRTGGDGHAEPFEDTYWDVTGCGNTVDASNPFALRLILDSLRYWVTEMHVDGFRFDLMSALTRVHRQIDMRSHLLTAIGQDPVLRHVKLIAEPWDASMDGYRVGEFPPPWVEWNDQYRDEIRDFWRNHTSGIRGVATRLAGSSDLYLDDGRSPYASVNFVTAHDGFTMRDLVTYERKRNEANGEDNRDGTDNNRSWNHGVEGESHDPALVAIRRRQVANMMATLCLSNGVPMITAGDERGRTQGGNNNAYAQDNETSWIDWRPDDAWLDVYEVTKTALRLRREHPALRQRHWFEGRPTLIGGPKDLAWLHPSGREMSGDDWHDPTLRAVGMFVSGAPLRAPGPRGEQQADKSFVLWFNSDWLPQRVTLPENDWVRAGEVVLSTDFRLPVGTPVKAGDQVHIGRRTVVVFRET; this is encoded by the coding sequence GTGACCCCCGGACTCTGGCGCGACCGCGGCGAGCGCGCACCGGTGTGGCCGGGACGCAGCTGGCCGCTGGGATCGACCTGGTCGGCGGAGGCCACGAACTTCGCGGTGCACGCCCCCCGAGCCACCGCCGCCTGGGTCTGCCTTTTCGACGAGGAGGGCCGCGAGCGCCGGCACCCACTCACCGAGCAGGAGCTCGGCATCTGGCACGGCGCGATCCCCGGCGTCGCCCCGGGAACCCGCTACGGCTACCGGGTCGACGGGCCCTGGGACCCCGCGCAGGGGCTGCGGTTCAACGCGGACAAGCTGCTGCTCGACCCGTTCGCCCGGGCGGTCTCCGGCGACCTGACCCTCGACCCGGCGATCTTCGGGTACGTCGAGGGCGCGCCCGACCGGCGCAGCGACACCGACTCGGCGCCGTACGTGCCGAGGAGCGTCGTCCTCGGCGACGACGACTTCGACTGGGACGACGACGCGCCGCCGCGGCACCCGTGGCAGGACTCCGCGATCTACGAGATGCACGTCAAGGGCATGACCGCCCTGCACGACCGGGTGCCCGAGGAGCTGCGCGGCACCTACGCCGGCCTGGCGACGCCCGCGGTCGTCGACTACCTCAAGGACCTCGGCATCACCGCCGTCGAGCTGCTGCCGATCCACCAGTTCGTCTCGGAGACCTCGCTCCTGGAGCGCGGGCTGGTCAACTACTGGGGCTACAACACCATCGGGTTCTTCGCCCCGCACAACGCCTACTCGTCCTCGGGCGACCGCGGCCAGCAGGTCACCGAGTTCAAGGCCATGGTCAAGGCGTTCCACGCGGCCGGGCTCGAGGTGATCCTCGACGTCGTCTACAACCACACCGCCGAGGCCGGGACGACGGGTCCGACGCTGTCCTTTCGCGGCCTCGACGACCGCGGGTTCTACTACCGCACCGGCGGCGACGGGCACGCCGAGCCGTTCGAGGACACCTACTGGGACGTCACCGGCTGTGGCAACACCGTCGACGCGTCCAACCCGTTCGCGCTGCGGCTGATCCTCGACTCGCTGCGCTACTGGGTGACCGAGATGCACGTGGACGGCTTCCGCTTCGACCTGATGTCGGCGTTGACCCGGGTGCACCGGCAGATCGACATGCGCAGCCACCTGCTCACCGCGATCGGCCAGGACCCGGTCCTGCGGCACGTGAAGCTGATCGCCGAGCCGTGGGACGCCTCGATGGACGGCTACCGGGTCGGTGAGTTCCCGCCGCCGTGGGTGGAGTGGAACGACCAGTACCGCGACGAGATCCGGGACTTCTGGCGCAACCACACCTCGGGCATCCGCGGGGTCGCCACCCGGCTGGCCGGGTCTTCGGACCTGTACCTCGACGACGGGCGCTCGCCGTACGCCTCGGTCAACTTCGTCACCGCCCACGACGGCTTCACGATGCGCGACCTCGTGACCTACGAGCGCAAGCGCAACGAGGCCAACGGCGAGGACAACCGCGACGGCACGGACAACAACCGCTCGTGGAACCACGGCGTCGAGGGCGAGAGCCACGACCCGGCGCTCGTGGCCATCCGTCGTCGCCAGGTCGCGAACATGATGGCGACCCTGTGCCTGTCCAACGGGGTGCCGATGATCACCGCCGGCGATGAGCGCGGCCGCACCCAGGGCGGCAACAACAACGCCTACGCCCAGGACAACGAGACGTCCTGGATCGACTGGCGTCCCGACGACGCGTGGCTCGACGTCTACGAAGTCACCAAGACGGCGCTCCGGCTACGCCGCGAGCACCCGGCGCTGCGGCAGCGGCACTGGTTCGAGGGCCGACCGACGCTGATCGGCGGCCCCAAGGACCTGGCCTGGCTGCACCCCTCCGGTCGGGAGATGAGCGGCGACGACTGGCACGACCCGACCCTGCGCGCGGTCGGCATGTTCGTCTCCGGCGCGCCGCTGCGCGCACCGGGGCCACGCGGCGAGCAGCAGGCCGACAAGTCGTTCGTGCTGTGGTTCAACTCCGACTGGCTGCCGCAGCGGGTCACGCTGCCGGAGAACGACTGGGTACGTGCCGGCGAGGTGGTGCTCTCGACCGACTTCAGGCTCCCTGTCGGCACCCCGGTCAAGGCCGGCGACCAGGTCCACATCGGGCGGCGCACGGTCGTCGTCTTCCGCGAGACCTGA
- a CDS encoding enoyl-CoA hydratase/isomerase family protein, with product MGEFVRLEVADGVGTIRLDRPKMNALNVQVQEEIRAAAVEATERDDVKAVVVYGGERVFAAGADIKEMADMSYTDMVKRSGPLQSALGAVARIPKPVVAAITGYALGGGCELALCADVRFAAEDAVLGQPEVLLGIIPGAGGTQRLTRLVGPSKAKDIVFTGRFVKADEALAIGLVDRVFPAASVYDEALAWAGRFAGAASYALRAAKESIDRGIEVDLETGLEIERQQFAALFATEDRSIGMRSFVENGPGKAQFEGR from the coding sequence ATGGGTGAGTTCGTACGACTGGAGGTGGCCGACGGCGTCGGCACGATCCGGCTGGACCGGCCGAAGATGAACGCCCTGAACGTGCAGGTGCAGGAGGAGATCCGCGCGGCGGCCGTCGAGGCCACCGAGCGCGACGACGTGAAGGCCGTGGTGGTGTACGGCGGCGAGCGGGTCTTCGCCGCGGGCGCCGATATCAAGGAGATGGCCGACATGTCGTACACCGACATGGTCAAGCGCTCCGGCCCACTCCAGTCCGCGCTCGGCGCGGTGGCCCGGATCCCGAAGCCCGTGGTCGCCGCGATCACCGGCTACGCGCTCGGCGGCGGCTGCGAGCTGGCGCTGTGCGCGGATGTCCGGTTCGCCGCCGAGGACGCGGTCCTCGGCCAGCCCGAGGTGCTGCTCGGCATCATCCCGGGGGCCGGCGGCACCCAGCGGCTGACCCGACTGGTCGGCCCGAGCAAGGCGAAGGACATCGTCTTCACCGGCCGGTTCGTCAAGGCCGACGAGGCGCTGGCGATCGGCCTGGTCGACCGGGTCTTCCCGGCCGCGTCGGTCTACGACGAGGCGCTCGCGTGGGCGGGCCGGTTCGCCGGGGCGGCGTCGTACGCACTGCGGGCCGCGAAGGAGAGCATCGACCGCGGCATCGAGGTCGACCTGGAGACGGGCCTGGAGATCGAGCGGCAGCAGTTCGCGGCGCTGTTCGCGACCGAGGACCGCTCGATCGGTATGCGATCCTTCGTCGAGAACGGACCGGGCAAGGCGCAGTTCGAGGGCAGGTGA
- a CDS encoding electron transfer flavoprotein subunit beta/FixA family protein, giving the protein MKYVPDATADRQFESDNTVDRVGVDGLLSELDEYAVEQALQLKEKAGGEGTTVTALTVGPEKAVDAVRKALQMGADQGIHVVDDAIAGSDAPATSLVLAKAVEKAGADAKVDLVVCGMSSTDADMSVVPAMLAERLNLPQVTLASVIETQGDQVRVKRDGDTATEVIGATMPLVLSVTDQSGEARYPSFKGIMAAKKKPLETWSLADLGVDAGQVGLSVAWTEVAETTARPPRTAGEIVKDEDGSGATALAEFLAAKKFI; this is encoded by the coding sequence GTGAAGTACGTGCCCGACGCCACTGCCGATCGGCAGTTCGAGTCGGACAACACCGTGGACCGCGTCGGCGTCGACGGGCTGCTGTCCGAGCTCGACGAGTACGCCGTCGAGCAGGCCCTGCAGCTCAAGGAGAAGGCCGGAGGCGAGGGCACCACGGTGACCGCGCTGACCGTGGGCCCCGAGAAGGCCGTCGACGCGGTGCGCAAGGCGCTGCAGATGGGTGCCGACCAGGGCATCCACGTCGTCGACGACGCCATCGCCGGCTCGGACGCGCCCGCCACCTCGCTGGTGCTGGCCAAGGCTGTGGAGAAGGCCGGCGCCGACGCGAAGGTCGACCTGGTCGTGTGCGGCATGTCCTCGACCGACGCCGACATGAGCGTGGTGCCGGCGATGCTCGCCGAGCGCCTCAATCTGCCCCAGGTCACGCTGGCCTCGGTCATCGAGACCCAGGGTGACCAGGTGCGCGTCAAGCGGGACGGAGACACCGCGACCGAGGTCATCGGCGCCACGATGCCGCTGGTCCTCTCGGTGACCGACCAGTCGGGTGAGGCCCGCTACCCGTCGTTCAAGGGCATCATGGCCGCGAAGAAGAAGCCGCTGGAGACCTGGTCGCTCGCGGACCTGGGCGTCGACGCGGGCCAGGTCGGCCTGTCGGTGGCGTGGACCGAGGTCGCCGAGACCACGGCCCGACCGCCGCGCACCGCCGGCGAGATCGTCAAGGACGAGGACGGCTCGGGCGCCACGGCGCTCGCCGAGTTCCTCGCCGCCAAGAAATTCATCTGA
- a CDS encoding electron transfer flavoprotein subunit alpha/FixB family protein, translating into MSEVLVLIDHVDGAVRKPTYELLTIAKRLGEPSAVFIGSGAQGAEVAEKVKAYGAAKVYVVDDAQIKGYLVAPKAEALQQLVEKTSPAAVLISSTSEGKEIAGRLAVKIESGLITDAVDVEADGTATQSVFAGNYTLKAKVTKGTPIITVKPNSAAPEEAAGAGTVEEFAATVSDAAKAAQIVASQPRKATGRPELTEAAIVVAGGRGTGGSFESVEGLADALGGAVGASRAAVDSGWIPHTFQIGQTGKTVSPQLYIATGISGAIQHRAGMQTSKTIVAVNKDEEAPIFELVDFGVVGDLHTVLPALTEEVTKRKG; encoded by the coding sequence GTGTCTGAAGTTCTCGTTCTCATCGACCACGTCGACGGTGCCGTCCGCAAGCCGACGTACGAGCTCCTGACCATCGCCAAGCGGCTCGGCGAGCCCTCGGCGGTCTTCATCGGCAGCGGCGCCCAGGGCGCCGAGGTGGCCGAGAAGGTCAAGGCGTACGGCGCGGCGAAGGTCTACGTCGTCGACGACGCCCAGATCAAGGGCTACTTGGTGGCGCCCAAGGCCGAGGCCCTCCAGCAGCTGGTGGAGAAGACCTCGCCGGCGGCGGTCCTGATCTCCTCCACCTCCGAGGGCAAGGAGATCGCCGGTCGCCTCGCGGTCAAGATCGAGTCAGGTCTGATCACGGACGCGGTCGACGTGGAGGCCGACGGCACCGCGACCCAGTCGGTGTTCGCGGGCAACTACACCCTGAAGGCCAAGGTCACGAAGGGCACCCCGATCATCACGGTCAAGCCGAACTCCGCCGCGCCGGAGGAGGCCGCCGGTGCCGGGACGGTCGAGGAGTTCGCCGCGACCGTGTCCGACGCCGCGAAGGCCGCGCAGATCGTGGCGTCGCAGCCGCGCAAGGCGACCGGGCGCCCCGAGCTGACCGAGGCCGCGATCGTGGTCGCCGGCGGTCGCGGCACGGGCGGCAGCTTCGAGTCCGTCGAGGGCCTCGCCGACGCCCTGGGCGGCGCGGTCGGCGCCTCGCGTGCGGCCGTCGACTCCGGCTGGATCCCGCACACCTTCCAGATCGGGCAGACCGGCAAGACCGTCTCGCCGCAGCTCTACATCGCCACCGGCATCTCCGGCGCCATCCAGCACCGGGCCGGCATGCAGACCTCCAAGACGATCGTCGCGGTCAACAAGGACGAGGAGGCGCCGATCTTCGAGCTGGTCGACTTCGGCGTGGTGGGCGACCTGCACACCGTCCTTCCGGCCCTCACCGAGGAAGTCACCAAGCGCAAGGGCTGA
- a CDS encoding lysyl oxidase family protein, whose product MIRSTSRSLALLASLALALPAVALSTPPATASSNPAGSPAGSGRAAEAVAPIALWAPHAVTASAYRKRTWTDLGLRLTAQGAPFELWSHRSSYDEAIRTVWHTADGDVALPAGSMSTFSGLDGFLRIDITPQRGGEPLHVVRKACLNGWSERVRPDAPARSGYPAGCWYNPFSLGSVQGIQDGWAAPILSQGRPFRLTPGSYTVTARIASKYAAVFGLGDADATRTVQLTVTAEDVGGGAGAPPATGRVAVPAARQPSGPQGRAPEAGPQPDLRSLPAWGIGLSENTNYLRFSATVWNAGDSPLVVDGFRRDGEDEMDAYQYFFDAAGEQTGYQPVGHLHWDPKPSHQHWHFEDFARYSLLDADQQETARSRKEAFCLANTDAVDLTVPAADWRPENTDLSTSCGDYSSLSIREVLAAGWGDTYAQYRAGQSFDIRGLPNGTYYIAVIANPENNLAEAATDNNVALRRIVLGGKPGHRTVRVPQVGIIDEEGYGGQG is encoded by the coding sequence TTGATCCGCTCGACCTCGCGTTCCCTCGCGCTGCTCGCCTCGCTCGCGCTCGCCCTGCCCGCCGTGGCCCTGTCCACGCCCCCCGCCACCGCCAGCTCCAACCCGGCCGGCAGCCCCGCCGGCTCGGGTCGCGCGGCCGAGGCGGTCGCGCCGATCGCGCTGTGGGCGCCGCACGCGGTCACCGCCTCCGCCTACAGGAAGCGCACCTGGACCGACCTCGGCCTGCGCCTGACCGCGCAGGGCGCGCCGTTCGAGCTCTGGTCGCACCGCTCGTCGTACGACGAGGCGATCCGCACCGTCTGGCACACGGCCGACGGCGACGTGGCGCTGCCCGCCGGCTCGATGAGCACGTTCTCCGGGCTGGACGGGTTCCTGAGGATCGACATCACCCCGCAGCGCGGCGGCGAGCCGCTGCACGTGGTCCGCAAGGCCTGCCTGAACGGCTGGTCGGAGCGGGTCCGGCCGGACGCCCCCGCGCGCTCGGGCTACCCGGCCGGCTGCTGGTACAACCCGTTCAGCCTCGGCTCGGTGCAGGGCATCCAGGACGGCTGGGCGGCGCCGATCCTCAGCCAGGGCCGCCCGTTCCGGCTCACGCCGGGTTCGTACACCGTCACCGCGAGGATCGCCTCGAAGTACGCCGCCGTCTTCGGGCTGGGCGACGCCGACGCGACGCGCACCGTGCAGCTGACCGTGACGGCCGAGGACGTCGGCGGCGGGGCGGGCGCCCCTCCGGCCACCGGTCGGGTCGCCGTACCGGCCGCCCGCCAGCCGAGCGGACCGCAGGGCCGCGCACCCGAGGCCGGCCCGCAGCCGGACCTGCGCTCCCTGCCGGCGTGGGGCATCGGCCTGTCCGAGAACACGAACTACCTGCGCTTCTCGGCGACGGTCTGGAACGCCGGCGACAGCCCGTTGGTCGTCGACGGCTTCCGCCGGGACGGCGAGGACGAGATGGATGCGTACCAGTACTTCTTCGATGCCGCGGGCGAGCAGACCGGCTACCAGCCCGTCGGCCACCTGCACTGGGACCCCAAGCCCTCCCACCAGCACTGGCACTTCGAGGACTTCGCGCGCTACTCCCTGCTCGACGCCGACCAGCAGGAGACCGCGCGCTCGAGGAAGGAGGCGTTCTGCCTGGCCAACACCGACGCCGTCGACCTGACGGTGCCCGCCGCCGACTGGCGGCCCGAGAACACCGACCTCTCGACGTCCTGCGGCGACTACTCCTCGCTCTCGATCCGCGAGGTCCTCGCCGCCGGCTGGGGCGACACGTACGCGCAGTACCGCGCCGGGCAGTCCTTCGACATCCGCGGCCTGCCCAACGGCACCTACTACATCGCCGTGATCGCCAACCCCGAGAACAACCTGGCCGAGGCGGCCACCGACAACAACGTGGCACTGCGCCGGATCGTCCTCGGCGGCAAGCCGGGCCACCGCACCGTGCGGGTCCCCCAGGTCGGCATCATCGACGAGGAGGGGTACGGCGGCCAGGGTTGA
- a CDS encoding glutamate-5-semialdehyde dehydrogenase, with product MSTQHDEHDAAGATGVADQVVAAAERARAASHGLALATRAEKDAALQAMAEALLTREPEVLAANGEDVARAEANGTPPNIVDRLRLTQERVAAMAQGLRDVAALPDPVGEVLRGSTLANGLEMRQVRVPFGVVGMIYEARPNVTADAAGICLKSGNAVLLRGSSSARSSNAAIVAALRDAIAGTGLDPDVVQQVPGDSHDSVKALMRARGHVDVLIPRGGAGLIRSVVEESTVPVIETGVGNCHVYVDRAADLDKALAIVLNAKTHRTSVCNAAESLLVHADLADTFVPRVVAALQEAGVTVHGDERFQAEDGVLPATDEDYGQEYLSLDISAAVVPDLDGAIAHIRRWSSQHTEAIVTEDLAAARRFTAAVDSAAVLVNASTRFTDGGEFGFGAEIGISTQKLHARGPMGLTEMTSTKYVVTGDGHVR from the coding sequence ATGAGCACGCAGCACGACGAGCACGACGCGGCCGGGGCCACCGGCGTGGCCGACCAGGTGGTGGCGGCCGCCGAGCGCGCCCGGGCCGCCAGCCACGGCCTCGCCCTGGCCACGCGGGCCGAGAAGGACGCGGCCCTCCAGGCGATGGCCGAGGCGCTGCTGACCCGCGAGCCCGAGGTCCTGGCCGCCAACGGCGAGGACGTGGCGCGCGCCGAGGCGAACGGCACGCCGCCGAACATCGTCGACCGGCTCCGGCTCACCCAGGAGCGGGTGGCCGCCATGGCGCAGGGACTGCGCGACGTCGCCGCACTGCCCGACCCCGTGGGCGAGGTGCTGCGCGGCAGCACCCTGGCCAACGGCCTCGAGATGCGCCAGGTCCGGGTGCCCTTCGGCGTGGTCGGGATGATCTACGAGGCCCGGCCCAACGTCACCGCCGACGCCGCCGGCATCTGCCTGAAGTCCGGCAACGCCGTCCTGCTGCGCGGCAGCTCCAGCGCCCGCTCCAGCAACGCCGCGATCGTGGCGGCGCTGCGCGACGCCATCGCCGGAACCGGCCTGGACCCCGACGTCGTGCAGCAGGTCCCCGGAGACTCCCACGACAGCGTGAAGGCGCTGATGCGCGCCCGCGGTCACGTGGACGTGCTGATCCCGCGCGGCGGGGCGGGGCTGATTCGCTCCGTCGTGGAGGAGTCCACGGTGCCCGTCATCGAGACCGGCGTCGGCAACTGCCACGTCTACGTCGACCGGGCGGCCGATCTCGACAAGGCGCTCGCGATCGTGCTCAACGCCAAGACCCACCGGACCAGCGTGTGCAACGCCGCGGAGTCGCTGCTGGTGCACGCGGACCTGGCCGACACGTTCGTCCCGCGCGTGGTCGCGGCGCTGCAGGAGGCCGGCGTGACGGTGCACGGCGACGAGCGCTTCCAGGCCGAGGACGGGGTGCTGCCGGCCACCGACGAGGACTACGGGCAGGAGTACCTCTCCCTGGACATCTCCGCTGCCGTCGTACCCGACCTGGACGGCGCCATCGCGCACATCCGACGCTGGTCGAGCCAGCACACCGAGGCGATCGTCACCGAGGACCTCGCGGCGGCGCGGCGGTTCACCGCTGCGGTCGACTCGGCCGCGGTCCTGGTCAACGCCTCGACCCGGTTCACCGACGGCGGGGAGTTCGGCTTCGGCGCCGAGATCGGCATCAGCACCCAGAAGCTGCACGCCCGGGGGCCGATGGGGCTGACGGAGATGACGTCGACCAAGTACGTCGTCACCGGCGACGGGCACGTCCGGTGA
- the nadD gene encoding nicotinate-nucleotide adenylyltransferase — MTAARRVGVMGGTFDPIHHGHLVAASEVQAWFDLDEVLFVPTGDPWQKSDRDVSPAEHRYLMTVIATAANPRFTVSRVDIDRSGPTYTIDTLRDLRAQLPDAELYFITGVDALAEIFTWRDAEELFTLARFVGCTRPGYLMDDAALATIPTDRVTIVEIPALAISSTDCRRRSQRGEPVWYLVPDGVVQYLAKYDLYPRVIPPDTTKDTSEDMQ, encoded by the coding sequence ATGACCGCCGCCAGGCGGGTCGGGGTCATGGGTGGCACCTTCGACCCGATCCACCACGGGCACCTCGTGGCCGCATCCGAGGTGCAGGCCTGGTTCGACCTCGACGAGGTCCTGTTCGTGCCGACCGGAGACCCCTGGCAGAAGTCCGACCGCGACGTGTCGCCGGCCGAGCATCGCTACCTGATGACCGTGATCGCGACCGCCGCCAACCCCCGGTTCACCGTCTCCCGCGTCGACATCGACCGGTCGGGCCCGACGTACACGATCGACACGCTGCGCGACCTGCGTGCGCAGCTGCCCGACGCGGAGCTCTACTTCATCACCGGGGTCGACGCCCTGGCCGAGATCTTCACCTGGCGCGACGCCGAGGAGCTGTTCACGCTCGCGCGGTTCGTGGGATGCACCCGACCTGGGTACCTCATGGACGACGCGGCGCTCGCCACGATCCCGACCGACCGGGTGACGATCGTGGAGATCCCCGCCCTGGCGATCTCCTCGACCGACTGCCGCCGGCGCTCACAGCGCGGTGAGCCGGTGTGGTACCTCGTGCCCGACGGGGTCGTGCAGTACCTGGCCAAGTACGACCTCTACCCACGCGTCATCCCCCCGGACACCACGAAGGACACCAGCGAGGACATGCAGTGA